A portion of the Flavobacterium limnophilum genome contains these proteins:
- a CDS encoding glycosyltransferase family 4 protein yields the protein MKILYIISAINNQGGVARVLAAKTNYFVENFGYEVIIVTENNGNGPLFFEFNPKIKIIDIKLSKNKVAEIIEYKTKIQNIINEQNPNYIITLNFYFKSFLIPYLLKTKIPIIFEPHGSKFNEELFVGNSIYHTFRRKIKVLYRGFLANKFDFCIVLSPQSFEEWNIKNAVIIPNAIWFQVDKLATLQSKKIIAVSRHSYEKGLDRLLPICKKITEKHPDWVLEIYGEDNENHKLVLQSSELNIENNVVFLRPVSDIISKYQSSSIYVMTSRSEAFPMVLLEAMMCGLPVIAYDCPTGPRAIVKNNEDGFLIENGNEKEFVSKLLELIENQDLRIKIGAKAHQSVVKYDLKMVMNQWNAFFVENIILS from the coding sequence ATGAAAATTTTATATATAATTTCCGCTATAAATAATCAAGGTGGTGTAGCAAGAGTATTGGCTGCCAAAACTAATTATTTTGTTGAAAATTTTGGATATGAGGTAATTATAGTAACTGAAAATAACGGAAATGGGCCATTATTTTTTGAATTTAATCCTAAAATAAAAATTATTGACATTAAGTTATCCAAAAATAAAGTTGCTGAAATTATAGAGTATAAAACTAAGATTCAAAATATAATTAACGAGCAAAATCCAAATTACATTATTACATTAAATTTTTATTTTAAATCTTTTCTAATTCCTTATTTACTAAAAACTAAAATCCCTATTATTTTTGAGCCTCACGGATCAAAATTTAATGAGGAGTTATTCGTCGGTAATTCGATTTATCATACTTTTAGACGAAAAATAAAAGTTCTTTATAGAGGCTTTTTAGCTAATAAATTTGATTTTTGTATTGTTTTGTCTCCCCAAAGTTTTGAAGAATGGAATATTAAAAATGCTGTAATAATTCCAAATGCAATTTGGTTTCAAGTTGATAAGTTGGCAACTTTGCAATCAAAAAAAATTATTGCAGTTTCTCGTCATTCTTACGAAAAAGGGTTGGATAGATTATTGCCAATTTGCAAAAAAATTACAGAAAAACACCCCGATTGGGTATTAGAAATTTATGGTGAAGATAATGAAAATCATAAATTAGTACTGCAATCCTCAGAATTGAATATTGAAAATAATGTTGTTTTTTTAAGACCTGTTTCTGATATTATTTCAAAATATCAATCGAGTTCAATCTATGTAATGACTTCTCGAAGTGAAGCTTTTCCTATGGTTTTGTTAGAGGCAATGATGTGTGGTTTGCCAGTTATAGCCTATGATTGTCCAACAGGACCAAGAGCGATAGTAAAAAATAACGAAGATGGATTTTTGATTGAAAATGGGAATGAAAAAGAATTTGTTTCTAAATTACTGGAACTGATAGAAAACCAAGATTTGCGGATTAAAATAGGCGCAAAGGCACATCAAAGCGTTGTTAAGTATGATTTGAAAATGGTTATGAATCAATGGAATGCTTTTTTTGTGGAAAATATTATTCTCAGTTAA
- a CDS encoding glycosyltransferase family 2 protein → MAFFSVIIPLYNKENHIEETLKSVLNQNFQDFEVIIVEDCSTDNSNLKAESIISEKIRIIQHEVNKGLSASRNTGIQNSNSDFLAFLDADDIWHKEFLEKIHQLIQEFPKAHLFATNYVEVYSKKVAVSPSSNLNNFIKDDIILDFFESNLYQNIYCPSSLCVKKELFEKIGGYNTKINYGEDIDFNIRANSTFKLAYSNTVLVYNIMYAENKITNSGLKNKTITDFDFYEPLSVSDKSLKKYLDINRYMMASNYKKENDLVNWQKLKKGIHKNPEISGLNLKQRILLELPPFVLQLISKLKLAFLKKGKRFSSFN, encoded by the coding sequence ATGGCTTTTTTCTCAGTAATTATTCCGCTATACAACAAAGAAAACCATATTGAGGAAACCCTAAAAAGTGTTTTAAATCAAAATTTTCAGGATTTTGAAGTTATCATTGTTGAAGATTGTTCAACAGACAATAGCAACCTGAAAGCTGAATCTATTATTTCCGAAAAAATAAGAATAATTCAGCACGAAGTTAATAAAGGCCTTTCGGCATCAAGAAATACCGGGATTCAAAATTCAAATTCGGATTTTCTGGCTTTTTTAGATGCTGATGACATTTGGCATAAAGAGTTTTTAGAAAAAATTCATCAACTAATACAAGAATTTCCAAAAGCACATTTGTTTGCAACTAATTACGTGGAAGTATATTCAAAAAAAGTAGCGGTAAGTCCATCCTCAAATTTAAATAATTTCATTAAAGATGACATTATACTGGATTTTTTTGAAAGTAATTTGTACCAAAACATATACTGTCCTTCGAGTTTATGCGTAAAGAAAGAGCTTTTTGAAAAAATTGGGGGCTATAATACAAAAATCAATTACGGTGAAGATATTGATTTTAATATTAGAGCCAATAGCACATTCAAATTAGCTTATTCAAATACCGTTTTAGTCTATAATATTATGTATGCTGAAAACAAGATCACCAACAGTGGTTTAAAGAACAAGACCATAACCGATTTTGATTTTTATGAACCATTGTCCGTTTCAGACAAAAGCCTAAAAAAATATTTAGACATTAACCGCTATATGATGGCGAGTAATTATAAAAAAGAAAATGATTTGGTTAATTGGCAAAAATTAAAAAAAGGCATCCATAAAAATCCCGAAATTTCTGGATTAAACTTAAAACAAAGAATATTATTGGAATTACCTCCTTTTGTCTTACAATTAATTTCGAAACTCAAACTTGCTTTTTTAAAAAAGGGAAAGCGATTTTCCAGTTTTAACTGA
- a CDS encoding glycosyltransferase — MAKKRFVYCHHATLFYNAKLKDWKFDYKIGLFSVLYKYLFQINITKNEAVFVQQHWIKKEFKSLFNIKNVMVSIPEFIPNFDFKEIILDTSKIHFFYPLIPQSFKNIECIGEAIKLLPENIKCKIKIHLTVKEGDSNYANYIIANYTTTAINYIGKINRKEVFGYYEKMDCLIFPSKLETWGLPISEAKAFKKPMLLANLPYAKETMGDYNKVSFFDVDEPEELAALITQFANKTIAYQGNKYAFDESSQFNDWNSIFDYILKD, encoded by the coding sequence GTGGCAAAAAAGCGTTTTGTGTATTGTCACCACGCTACTCTCTTTTATAACGCAAAACTAAAAGATTGGAAATTCGATTATAAAATAGGTCTGTTTTCAGTATTATATAAATATCTTTTTCAAATTAACATTACTAAAAATGAGGCTGTTTTTGTACAGCAACATTGGATTAAAAAGGAGTTTAAATCACTTTTCAATATAAAAAACGTAATGGTTAGCATACCCGAATTTATTCCAAATTTCGATTTTAAAGAAATTATTTTGGACACTTCAAAAATTCATTTTTTTTACCCTTTGATTCCTCAAAGTTTTAAAAATATTGAATGTATCGGAGAGGCTATAAAACTACTTCCTGAAAACATAAAATGTAAAATAAAAATACATCTAACTGTAAAAGAGGGAGATTCAAATTATGCTAATTATATAATAGCTAATTATACAACAACAGCAATAAATTATATCGGAAAAATAAATCGCAAAGAGGTTTTTGGATATTACGAAAAAATGGATTGTTTAATTTTTCCTTCTAAATTAGAAACTTGGGGTTTACCTATCAGCGAAGCAAAAGCATTCAAAAAACCAATGTTATTGGCTAATTTACCTTATGCCAAAGAAACGATGGGAGATTATAACAAAGTCTCTTTTTTTGATGTTGATGAACCCGAAGAATTGGCTGCATTAATTACCCAATTTGCAAATAAAACAATTGCTTATCAAGGAAACAAGTATGCTTTTGACGAAAGTTCTCAATTCAACGATTGGAATTCCATTTTTGATTATATACTTAAAGACTAA
- a CDS encoding cell division ATP-binding protein FtsE — protein sequence MSKTVLSLKNVTIAQGGKNILTNVNLQVNHGEFIYIIGKTGSGKSTFMKALYADLPLAEGEGRIVDFDLATLKEDDIPFLRRKIGFVFQDFKLLPDRSVKDNLLFVLKATGWTEKEEIQNKIDEVLDKVGMKAYIDKMPHQLSGGEQQRIAIARALLNNPEFILADEPTGNLDPQTSIEVLDVLKKINATGKTVIMATHDYAMLMKFPSKTLKCEDSHIFEVVQKTV from the coding sequence ATGTCAAAAACCGTATTGTCTTTAAAAAACGTAACCATTGCCCAAGGAGGAAAAAACATTTTAACAAATGTAAATCTACAAGTAAATCACGGTGAATTTATTTATATTATCGGGAAAACGGGTTCAGGAAAAAGTACTTTCATGAAAGCCCTTTATGCCGATTTGCCTTTGGCTGAGGGAGAAGGACGAATTGTGGATTTTGATTTGGCGACTTTAAAAGAGGACGATATTCCGTTTTTGAGAAGAAAGATAGGTTTTGTTTTCCAGGATTTTAAATTATTGCCCGATCGTTCCGTAAAAGACAATTTGTTGTTTGTGTTGAAGGCAACTGGATGGACAGAAAAAGAAGAAATACAAAACAAAATTGACGAAGTTCTGGATAAAGTTGGGATGAAAGCCTACATCGACAAAATGCCGCATCAACTTTCGGGTGGTGAGCAACAACGAATTGCCATAGCGCGCGCTTTGCTGAACAATCCCGAATTCATTCTTGCCGACGAACCAACCGGAAATCTTGACCCCCAAACCAGCATTGAAGTTCTTGACGTTTTGAAAAAAATCAATGCCACCGGAAAAACAGTCATTATGGCCACACATGATTATGCCATGTTGATGAAATTCCCATCCAAAACATTGAAATGCGAGGATTCCCATATTTTTGAGGTGGTTCAAAAAACGGTCTAA
- a CDS encoding tetratricopeptide repeat protein: MHKISWLFFLFVFIQSLSISAQKSAIYTHDSKDFDKALSLYNERQYASAQLLFEKVKSAAANEELKSDCSYYVANCAIRTNQSGADVLMERFVADYPTSRKQNQAYIGVAHYYFAQGNYPQALEWFEKVDENNLSYSDRDQYNFQKGYSFFSSKNKKEAATYFNKVVNSAEYGAQAKYYLGFMAYEGDDYKQATKYFDEVSGEEKYKEKLSYYQADMNFKLGNFQKAIDLGLKAMPKSNALEQSELNKIIGESYFNLKQYDKSIPYLALYKGKKGKWNNTDFYQLGYAYYKQKDYENAISQFNKIIEGKDFVAQNAYYHLGESYLNLDKKQQALNAFKNASEMEFDAAIQEDASLNYAKLSYEIGNSYQSTPAVLMAFIKKYPNNANTSEIERLLIDSYISSRNYKEALVLLEKNKSPENKLAYQKVTFYRGLELYTDSNYQEAATQFENSLNQQKDAKFTARATFWKGETEYVLNDFKNALLSYQQFKGLAAATTTPEYKNCNYNIAYSYFKLKEYDQAGNYFQNQIDNAKDDKVRLHDSYLRLADCRFVTSKYTSALEAYNKVIELKSVDADYAYFQKALCYGFVSKNDKKIQELNAFLQLYPKSEYRDDAFFELGNTYVADNKQDLAIKTYDKLNAEFKNGSFTSKAILRQGLVYYNADKDEQALIKLKKVAADFPKTSEALEAVSTARLIYVDNGRVDEYATWVRTLDFVAVTDAELDNDTYEAAEKQYLQNNTKQAISGFSGYVAKFPRGIHSLKANFYLAQSYFSDGQESKSASNYEYVIEQPRSEFTEQSLARLAQIFLKNDDKTKAISVLTRLENEADFPQNKTFAQSNLMKCYYENKDYPNSVVYAEKVLANPKTDDNVKSDAQIIIARAAIQTGDETKARSAYAKLQTIAKGELAAEALYYEAYFKNKDGKFEDSNTVVQKLAKNYSGYKYFGAKGLILMAKNFYGLKDSFQATYILDSVIKNFTDFPDVVSEAQTELDTIKREEAKTNSSVTN; this comes from the coding sequence ATGCATAAAATTTCTTGGCTCTTCTTTTTGTTTGTTTTTATTCAATCCCTGTCCATTTCAGCCCAAAAATCAGCAATTTACACTCACGATTCGAAAGATTTCGACAAAGCTCTTTCGTTATATAATGAACGCCAATACGCTTCGGCACAGTTGCTTTTCGAAAAAGTGAAATCGGCTGCGGCCAATGAAGAACTCAAGTCCGACTGTTCTTATTATGTTGCCAATTGCGCCATTCGCACCAATCAATCAGGAGCTGATGTGTTGATGGAACGATTCGTGGCGGATTATCCCACAAGTAGAAAACAAAATCAGGCTTACATAGGAGTGGCTCACTATTATTTTGCACAAGGCAATTATCCCCAAGCTTTGGAATGGTTCGAAAAAGTCGATGAAAATAATTTGAGTTACAGCGACCGAGACCAATACAACTTCCAAAAAGGCTACAGTTTTTTTAGTTCCAAAAACAAAAAAGAGGCCGCAACTTATTTTAATAAAGTGGTGAATTCGGCTGAATATGGTGCACAAGCCAAGTATTACCTGGGTTTTATGGCTTATGAAGGCGATGATTACAAGCAAGCTACGAAGTATTTTGACGAAGTTTCGGGCGAAGAAAAATACAAGGAAAAATTGTCCTATTACCAAGCCGACATGAATTTCAAATTGGGAAATTTCCAAAAAGCGATTGATTTGGGCTTGAAAGCAATGCCCAAATCGAATGCTTTAGAACAATCGGAATTGAATAAAATCATTGGCGAAAGCTATTTCAATTTGAAACAATACGACAAATCCATTCCGTATTTAGCATTGTATAAAGGTAAAAAAGGAAAATGGAACAACACCGATTTCTACCAATTAGGCTATGCTTATTACAAGCAAAAAGATTATGAAAACGCCATTTCACAATTCAATAAAATCATAGAAGGAAAAGATTTTGTAGCCCAGAATGCCTATTATCATTTGGGCGAAAGCTACTTGAACTTGGATAAAAAACAACAAGCCTTGAACGCTTTCAAGAACGCTTCAGAAATGGAATTTGATGCTGCCATTCAGGAAGACGCGAGTTTGAATTATGCCAAATTGAGTTACGAAATAGGGAATTCCTATCAAAGTACGCCCGCTGTTTTGATGGCTTTTATAAAAAAATATCCAAATAATGCCAATACATCCGAAATTGAAAGATTGTTGATCGATTCCTATATTTCATCCAGAAACTACAAGGAAGCATTGGTCTTGTTGGAAAAGAACAAATCTCCCGAAAACAAATTGGCTTACCAAAAAGTCACTTTTTATAGAGGATTGGAATTGTACACGGACTCCAACTATCAGGAAGCGGCAACCCAATTCGAAAATTCATTGAACCAACAAAAAGATGCCAAATTCACCGCAAGAGCCACGTTCTGGAAAGGTGAAACCGAGTATGTTTTGAACGATTTCAAAAATGCTTTGTTAAGTTACCAACAATTTAAAGGTTTAGCTGCCGCCACAACAACGCCGGAATACAAAAACTGCAATTACAATATTGCGTATTCGTATTTCAAGTTGAAGGAATACGATCAAGCGGGAAATTATTTCCAGAACCAGATTGATAATGCGAAAGACGACAAGGTTCGTTTGCACGATTCTTATTTGCGTTTGGCCGATTGCCGATTCGTGACTTCAAAATATACTTCGGCTCTAGAAGCTTATAACAAGGTCATCGAATTGAAAAGTGTCGATGCGGATTATGCCTATTTCCAAAAAGCCTTGTGCTACGGATTTGTTTCCAAAAACGACAAGAAAATTCAAGAACTCAATGCTTTCTTGCAATTATATCCCAAATCAGAATACCGTGATGACGCCTTTTTCGAACTTGGAAATACCTATGTTGCCGATAACAAACAAGACTTGGCGATAAAAACCTACGACAAATTGAATGCCGAATTCAAAAACGGTTCGTTCACTTCCAAAGCGATTTTGCGTCAAGGATTGGTGTATTACAATGCCGACAAAGACGAACAAGCCTTGATTAAATTAAAGAAAGTCGCCGCCGATTTTCCGAAAACTTCCGAAGCCTTGGAAGCCGTTTCCACAGCTCGATTAATTTATGTCGATAACGGAAGAGTGGATGAATACGCCACTTGGGTTCGTACTTTGGATTTTGTTGCCGTGACCGATGCCGAATTGGACAACGATACTTACGAAGCTGCCGAAAAACAATATTTGCAAAACAATACTAAGCAAGCCATATCTGGATTTAGTGGTTATGTTGCCAAATTTCCACGAGGAATCCATTCCTTGAAAGCTAATTTCTATTTGGCCCAATCTTATTTTTCCGATGGGCAAGAAAGCAAATCAGCTTCTAATTATGAGTATGTTATTGAACAGCCTCGAAGTGAATTTACGGAGCAATCTTTGGCGCGATTGGCACAAATTTTCTTGAAAAACGACGATAAAACGAAAGCTATTTCAGTCTTGACTCGATTGGAAAACGAAGCCGATTTTCCACAGAACAAAACATTCGCCCAATCCAATTTGATGAAATGTTATTACGAAAACAAGGATTATCCCAATTCGGTTGTGTATGCCGAAAAGGTTTTGGCCAACCCAAAAACGGACGATAATGTAAAAAGCGATGCCCAGATTATCATTGCTCGCGCGGCAATTCAAACGGGAGATGAAACCAAAGCGCGTTCGGCTTACGCCAAATTGCAAACCATTGCCAAAGGTGAATTGGCCGCCGAAGCCTTGTATTATGAAGCTTATTTCAAAAACAAGGATGGAAAATTTGAAGATTCAAACACGGTAGTTCAAAAATTGGCCAAGAATTATTCTGGTTACAAATATTTTGGAGCCAAAGGTTTAATCTTGATGGCAAAGAATTTCTACGGATTGAAAGACAGTTTTCAAGCAACTTATATTTTGGACAGCGTGATAAAAAACTTCACCGATTTTCCGGATGTAGTTTCGGAAGCTCAAACAGAATTGGATACCATCAAAAGGGAAGAAGCCAAAACAAATTCATCCGTAACTAATTAA
- a CDS encoding TonB-dependent receptor has protein sequence MKINFKNIIVFTLLLIAQFSFAQKKDENIGTEVVNVVKPYTPTISDAFKVSETPVLDDAENTKKEPVKYNIFSFPVASTFTPSKGKAEGVEKEKQAHLFNNYATFGGGNYGTFNAELFVNQELGANDYVGGMFRHLSSQGGINDVELKDSFYDTSIDLTYGVRQNDLSWNVDLGFQNQIYNWYGLPMDFGGSLTPIDRENLIDGINPQQSYNNIYLGGKISLNEGVLKEASVKFNHFSDAFGSSENRFFVKPSLEFNISDKAVKTNVIVDYLGGSFEKNYSNTNPIKYGFANFGIVPSFVMNEDDWTVNIGLGLFYSSDLENDNNKFLVYPQINASYKVVGDLMIFYAGAEGNLEQNTYSDFVNANPYLSPTLNIAPTDKQYDVFAGLKGKLTNTVSYNIRGSYVNERDKALFKSNDYNEDITNEDYAFGNSLQVVYDDTKTVSFYGELKADISEDVTFGIDGTFSSYTNEFQAEAWNLPAIKLNAKVDFNITEKWYAGAKVFFVGERKDQKLNTDIVYVTAPSPITLDSYFDVNAHLGFKYSERLTAFLRANNITNKSYQKWLDYPVQGFQVVLGANYKFDF, from the coding sequence ATGAAAATCAATTTCAAAAATATAATAGTCTTTACCTTATTACTAATTGCCCAATTTTCTTTCGCCCAAAAAAAGGACGAAAATATTGGAACAGAAGTGGTAAATGTGGTAAAACCATATACGCCAACCATTTCGGATGCCTTCAAAGTAAGCGAAACTCCCGTGCTTGACGATGCTGAAAATACCAAAAAAGAACCTGTTAAGTACAATATTTTTTCCTTTCCGGTGGCTTCGACTTTCACGCCATCCAAAGGGAAAGCCGAAGGGGTTGAAAAAGAAAAACAAGCCCATTTGTTTAATAATTACGCCACTTTCGGAGGTGGAAATTACGGAACTTTCAATGCCGAATTATTCGTCAATCAAGAGTTGGGAGCCAATGATTATGTGGGCGGAATGTTTCGTCATCTTTCCTCGCAAGGCGGAATAAATGACGTTGAATTGAAGGATTCATTTTATGATACTTCCATTGATTTGACGTATGGCGTTCGCCAAAATGACTTGTCTTGGAATGTGGATTTGGGCTTTCAAAATCAAATCTACAATTGGTACGGATTGCCAATGGATTTTGGTGGTTCATTAACTCCAATTGATAGAGAAAATTTGATTGACGGAATTAATCCACAACAAAGTTACAACAACATTTATTTGGGCGGTAAAATAAGTTTGAATGAAGGTGTTTTGAAAGAAGCGAGCGTGAAATTCAATCATTTTTCGGATGCTTTTGGTTCTTCGGAAAATAGATTTTTTGTGAAGCCTTCTTTGGAATTCAACATCAGTGACAAAGCCGTAAAAACCAATGTTATTGTGGATTATTTGGGAGGAAGTTTCGAGAAAAATTATTCAAATACAAACCCGATAAAATATGGTTTTGCCAATTTTGGAATAGTGCCAAGTTTTGTAATGAATGAGGACGATTGGACAGTGAATATTGGTCTTGGCTTGTTCTATAGCTCGGATTTAGAAAACGATAACAACAAATTTTTGGTTTATCCACAGATTAATGCTTCCTATAAAGTGGTCGGCGATTTGATGATTTTCTACGCTGGAGCCGAGGGGAATTTGGAACAAAACACCTATTCGGATTTTGTCAATGCAAATCCTTATTTGTCGCCAACCTTGAACATTGCACCAACAGACAAACAGTATGATGTTTTCGCCGGTTTGAAAGGAAAATTGACCAATACCGTGAGTTACAATATTCGTGGATCTTATGTGAACGAAAGAGACAAAGCTTTGTTCAAAAGCAATGATTATAACGAAGATATTACCAATGAAGATTACGCTTTTGGAAATTCCCTTCAAGTGGTTTATGACGATACGAAAACGGTAAGTTTTTATGGCGAATTAAAAGCCGATATTTCGGAGGATGTGACTTTTGGAATTGACGGAACTTTTAGCAGTTATACGAATGAGTTTCAAGCGGAAGCCTGGAATTTGCCGGCCATAAAATTAAACGCCAAAGTAGATTTCAACATTACCGAAAAATGGTATGCCGGTGCGAAAGTATTCTTTGTAGGCGAACGAAAAGACCAAAAACTGAATACGGACATCGTTTATGTTACCGCTCCAAGTCCAATAACATTGGATAGTTATTTTGATGTAAATGCGCACCTTGGATTCAAATACAGTGAACGTTTGACAGCTTTTTTGAGAGCGAATAATATCACGAACAAATCCTATCAAAAATGGCTGGACTACCCAGTTCAGGGATTTCAGGTGGTTTTGGGAGCGAATTATAAATTTGATTTTTAA
- a CDS encoding nucleotidyl transferase AbiEii/AbiGii toxin family protein — MENLHWNTVSPLLKEILIDLMQEELFSPFRLVGGTALSLQIGHRMSVDIDLFTDADYGSIDFEKIKTFLKNKYDFYNTSHVEIIAFGTYFEIGNSESDFIKLDLYYTDPYIDSIQEVSTIRMASIQEIIAMKLDVILRGGRKKDFWDLHYFLDKIPIDEMISFFEKRYPYTDGALKIKEMLVNFDAADLDFDPNCLLDKNWEMIKIDFAEKLFLL, encoded by the coding sequence TTGGAAAATTTACATTGGAATACCGTTTCGCCTTTGCTCAAAGAAATTTTGATCGATTTGATGCAAGAAGAACTATTTTCGCCTTTCCGATTGGTGGGTGGCACAGCCTTGAGTTTGCAAATTGGACACCGAATGTCGGTTGACATTGATCTTTTTACCGATGCCGATTATGGTTCTATCGATTTTGAAAAAATTAAAACATTCTTAAAAAATAAATATGATTTTTACAATACAAGTCACGTAGAAATTATTGCTTTCGGTACGTATTTTGAAATTGGAAATTCAGAGAGTGATTTTATAAAATTAGATTTGTACTATACCGACCCGTATATAGATTCCATTCAAGAAGTTTCAACCATCAGAATGGCTAGTATTCAAGAAATTATTGCCATGAAATTGGATGTGATTTTGCGAGGCGGACGAAAAAAGGATTTTTGGGATTTACATTATTTTTTGGACAAAATTCCGATAGACGAAATGATTTCTTTTTTCGAAAAACGATACCCTTATACCGATGGCGCTCTAAAAATCAAAGAGATGCTCGTTAATTTTGATGCCGCCGATTTAGATTTTGATCCTAATTGTTTGCTTGATAAAAATTGGGAAATGATAAAAATTGACTTTGCAGAAAAACTCTTCTTGCTTTGA
- a CDS encoding helix-turn-helix transcriptional regulator, whose translation MKDILKIIKGVHPGKFVEREMLKKGINKRQFAIAIGEHPQTLGAIIKGTRRMNVPLSLKIEEKLELEEGFLMTLQNYYDIKVFKKKNQRTPDISKLRKGTFWDTTIDKIDWEQMKVAVVKRVFSRGTEEEQEEITRFYGADTVEKIKLMKHQL comes from the coding sequence ATGAAAGACATTCTTAAAATAATAAAAGGCGTACATCCTGGCAAATTTGTAGAGCGCGAAATGCTTAAAAAAGGTATTAACAAGCGACAATTTGCCATTGCAATTGGGGAACATCCGCAGACTCTAGGCGCCATAATAAAAGGGACTCGCAGAATGAATGTTCCTCTTTCTTTGAAAATTGAAGAAAAACTGGAATTAGAAGAAGGTTTTTTGATGACTTTGCAAAATTATTATGACATCAAAGTTTTCAAGAAAAAAAACCAACGAACACCCGATATTTCTAAATTAAGAAAAGGCACATTTTGGGATACCACAATCGATAAAATTGATTGGGAACAAATGAAAGTTGCCGTTGTAAAACGTGTTTTTTCGAGAGGAACCGAGGAAGAACAAGAAGAAATCACCCGTTTTTATGGTGCTGATACGGTTGAAAAAATTAAATTAATGAAACATCAATTGTAA
- a CDS encoding amidase family protein — MESQIKKIHQQLVSKQITCTALVQEKLDLLKQNTYNSVNSLLDTLALDLAAKVDAKIANGETIGLLEGIPFGIKDVYMVQGTYTTASSDLLKNYKSPYTATAIQKLLDAGAIPLVKENCDSFGHGSSSENTIFGAVKNAINPELVAGGSSGGSAVNVAKDYTVFSIGGDTGGSIRQPAGYNHIYGFKPTYGRISRFGLMAYASSTDCVGPLAKSIEDIRIVLNVMSGKDPKDQTSVASTEISEEAIATSPVKTVGYFKNFIESDAIDAQIKGDFLASIEKIKARGIEVKELDFFKSDILVSTYYTLAMAETASNLSRLDGTNYGNRIEAENLIETYAVTRSENFSEETKRRIVGGNQVLSQGFSDEIYLKGLALRDQISENFSKDFEEVDIILSPVTPSTPPKIGDSLKDPLAMYLSDAYTVGFSLGQLPTLTVPQGTSTGLQITAAKNNDELVLKFANFLKDTI, encoded by the coding sequence ATGGAATCTCAAATAAAAAAAATACACCAACAATTGGTGTCAAAACAAATAACTTGTACAGCTTTGGTGCAAGAAAAATTAGACTTACTTAAGCAAAATACCTATAACTCTGTAAACTCTTTATTGGATACTTTGGCACTAGATTTAGCTGCTAAAGTCGATGCGAAAATTGCAAACGGAGAAACAATAGGTTTGCTGGAAGGAATTCCTTTTGGAATTAAAGATGTCTATATGGTGCAAGGAACTTACACTACGGCAAGTTCTGATTTGTTGAAAAATTATAAATCGCCTTACACGGCTACTGCAATCCAGAAATTATTGGATGCAGGTGCTATTCCTTTGGTAAAAGAAAACTGTGATAGTTTTGGTCACGGATCTTCCAGTGAAAACACCATTTTTGGTGCTGTAAAAAACGCCATCAATCCAGAATTAGTTGCCGGAGGTTCAAGTGGTGGATCTGCTGTGAATGTGGCAAAAGATTATACTGTTTTTTCTATTGGTGGAGATACAGGAGGTTCAATTCGTCAGCCTGCCGGGTACAATCATATTTATGGTTTTAAACCTACTTACGGAAGAATTTCTCGATTTGGTCTAATGGCTTATGCTTCTTCTACAGATTGCGTTGGTCCATTGGCAAAATCAATTGAAGATATTCGAATTGTGTTGAATGTAATGAGTGGGAAAGATCCAAAAGATCAAACATCAGTCGCTTCAACAGAAATTAGCGAAGAAGCAATTGCGACTTCTCCTGTGAAAACAGTAGGGTATTTCAAAAACTTTATCGAAAGCGACGCTATCGATGCCCAAATAAAAGGGGATTTCTTGGCAAGCATCGAAAAAATAAAAGCCAGAGGAATTGAAGTAAAAGAATTGGACTTTTTCAAATCGGATATTTTGGTTTCGACGTATTATACGCTGGCAATGGCGGAAACGGCTTCGAATTTATCTCGTTTGGACGGCACCAATTACGGAAACCGAATTGAAGCCGAGAATCTAATTGAAACTTATGCCGTTACCCGTTCTGAAAATTTTTCAGAAGAAACAAAACGTAGAATTGTTGGTGGAAATCAAGTATTGTCTCAAGGTTTTTCGGATGAAATATATTTAAAAGGATTGGCTTTGAGAGATCAGATTTCTGAAAACTTCAGTAAAGATTTTGAAGAGGTGGATATTATTTTATCGCCGGTTACACCAAGTACTCCTCCCAAAATTGGAGACAGTTTAAAAGATCCTTTGGCGATGTATTTGTCCGATGCTTATACGGTTGGATTTAGTTTAGGGCAATTGCCAACTTTAACCGTGCCACAAGGAACGAGTACTGGATTGCAAATTACGGCAGCAAAAAATAATGATGAATTAGTGTTGAAGTTCGCAAACTTCTTAAAAGATACAATATAA